The nucleotide sequence TTATAAAAGTCAAAGACAGACAGGTCTCGGTCTCCCCAGCGTTGGTCAGGGAAGGTTGATGCAGGCTGGGCTGTGCGCGCTGGAGCGGCCGCTGCAAACCTTTCTGCCCGCTGCTTCCCAACACATGagcaggtaaagaaaaaatatactgggggtcttttttgtttgtttgtttgggtttgttttgtggtttttttgttttgttttacgtAAAGGATCCACCTCTGCACTGCAGGAGGCACCCAGTGCAGATCCCCGGGCTGATCCTCATCCCCTCCTACTGCCACAACCACCTGGAGAGCGAGCACACACCGGAGATGACAAAAGCAGGAACAAACAACGAGAGCTCTGGGTACGTGGTGTATTTAACGCGGTGCCATGGAGAGCAGACAGCTTGCATATGAACAGTCGCAGGTGCCAGAGAAGGAGGTAACCTAGCAGCATTCCAGTTCCTCACCATTTGAAGGACAATTTGTAACCCAGCGGACCCGGGCCAGGGGTAATTACACTTCATGCCAAACTTTAATCCATTGAAACTACTGATTCTTAACCTTTGGGAGCTTCATTCACTTTAGGTAAGTTTTCCCTTAAGTGTCAAATGCTGGCTTCAAATAAgcagattaattttttccttttttttttttttctccttttttttcttttttttttttttttctttttttttttttgtttcatttgttacATTCCAACATTCAGAGAGGCTAAAACTCAAGAGGACCGCGCCGGGCTCTGGGCTTGCGACCCGACTCAGGCGCGGACATGACAGATCCGGCATCGTAAGTAATCCCCAAGTTCTTCAACCACGAGGAACTAACGCCCGTCTCTGAAAGGAATCTAGTTGTATAAAAGGGAACGTAACGTccaggtgacttttttttttttgccctaccCAGTCCGGATTAGTGCCAGCTAAAACTGCTGTTGGTCATACTCTGCTATCAGTTTTTTAATATGAGCCAGTTTGTTGTGGAGGTATTCGCAGCGGTTCTTCTCTTGGCTGTAATTGGGGTTAGTctgtaaagacaaaaaaacaaaaatgcagtgacGGAAGGTAATTCCTCAGAACTCAGCGACGCCTACGCTGAACCCAGAGGTGGCGATCGGACCTCAGAGCGTAAATACACGACCAAGGAATGAAGCTTTTCTAGCCGGAGGAGCAGATGCCCGTTTAAAATGGACCTATTCCAGTCAAACGAGGCAAAGAATAAAATCCCTTTTCGTGGactcccagctgcaggagcctCAGCCCGCGGAAACGGGCGCACCGTGAGCGATGCGGAGCGGCTGGGACACAGGCCTGAGCTCCCAGCAAGTATCACCTGCCCCCTCCTTAGCACTGCGTTGTGCAAGCCTGGGAGCTGCCAAACAAAGACGAGCTTGCAACACAGAGAGAATCTCTTCAAAAGGCTCCTAAATCCCTCAGGGACAAGAGGGCTCAGGGACATatttgtagatttaaaaaaacaaacccacccgtAGCGTACGGATGCCCCAACCTGCCTCACCCAGCTAAACCATAAATCCCCCCAGTCAACAACTGCTGTTTTGCCTATACATACAGAGACATAAAGCATTCTGCGTGCCCCACGCTCCGAAGAGCCCCGCAGGGGACCACGCACCCAAGTGGCTCCCACTAGAGACTGGTCCCGAatccccccccacatcccagaAGATCCCCAGACCCGGAGGATCCCGTTATCACTCGGCCCCTGCATCTGACAGACAAACTGTTATTCCCTTGATGGGATAAAGGCGCTAATTTAACACATTTCATTGTTGCGTGCCACTAAGGCAGCTGAATGCTCCCCAGGATCCGAGGAGCAGCCTCAACTCTCCGCAAAACCTCGTGGAATCAGGAAGGGATCATTTTTGGGACGAGCTCGAGCTGAACAAGGATCTGCCGTGCAGCCCCAGAGGCTGGGCTTTTCGCTTGGCAGGGGCCCATCTCTTTCAGTCACGCTGAGGGCACCACCCAAAAGCCTTTTTTTGAGGCTGACGATTTTTACTTACCTTTTTAATTTTCCGATATTCCTGTAAAATTTGATCATGGATGgtctaaaaaggaaaagattattattattttcaaaagagcCGACAGTCCTGCAGCAGGCAAGCATTTACTGATGGCTCAATGTACAGATTTCCTCCAAATACCGACCAAAATCTACACCCTCCATGACCTCCCCCCCCCATGAGATTTGACAGCTACGACCAGCCTCACCGATCCGTTCCTCTACTGGTGCTGGCACCAGAAGCACTGGAAGGATCAGGCCCCGTTCCCCAGCCATGAGAAGTACCTGCGACAGGCACCTGGGCTGGCAGGATCACTGACATTGCCTCCACACAGCTCAGACTAATTCTTTCCccacaatataaaaataattcagtgagGAATCACTGAATTTCTCCAAGAGCAGGGAAGGCTGTTTGAGGGAGGACGCAGTGCCGAGTACAATAGGTGCTctgtaaaaatctgtttattaTACTCAGTGAGACTTACTTTCTCAAGATAATGAATAGttaaagctcttttaaaaatcagcctGACGAGTCGAATAATGCTACATTATTAAGATCAAAGATTCCAGAGAAACAGATGACCCCGTCCTAACTCCCCTTCCAGCCCCGATACGCTGCCATATGTGCGAATATGAGTTTTCTGGCTGGGATACACTAATAGCTTCCAGCAGCTTTTGGCTAAAGACGCCAATTGTCTCACTGAGGCCTTTCCTTGTCAACAAGTCCCATGATGTGTGCTCCAGCTTGAAAACGAAAGAACACAGAGCTGTTTTAAGAACAGTCCACAAAGCTGTCAGCTGGCTGCACGTTCCGCATCCATCAGTGCTGGGCTCTGGGCAGTATGTTTTAGACACCGacccttccccaccagccccgcGTACAGAGCAACTAAAACACCGAGTAGTAGCCTTGCTACTCGCAGAACTAGCTATTTAAAAGATATATTGCTGTTTCTACCTTATACTCTTCAGAGCCCTGCAAAAGTTGCTTCAGCTTGGCGTCTAACTGCGTAAACCGTCGAGTTATCCTCTCTATCCGGGCGTGCAAGTCTCTGTACTCGTTGTATTCTGCATTGAAGTCGTTTTTGTAACTCTGACGCTGCTCCGAAGAGGAAATGGCCGCGTATTTTCTGGAGGGAGAACAATTTAGTTAATCGGTTTAGTAAGTCTTCTCTCCAGAGAGCGGGAATACCGCAGTGCCAAACGCAGGATGACAAACCCACCAGGTGACTGCATGTGAAAACAAATACAGCCTCTTACGATTTGCGTTATAGTAGCACAGAGGTAACTGTCAGGATTATTGCCTTGAGTTCCGCGTAAAACAAGACAGTGTTTGCTGCCAGAATTTCCTATCTGTGCCAGATAGTGCGGAACACGCAGGTACAGCAAAGCCTGGGAGCAGCTGAGGGTGTAGGAGGACGTTCAGATAGCGCTGCTACAGCTTTTCTAACTCCTGCTGTCCCGCAGAACATGGAGTTCTGCATCTGTGCCAGACCTTGGAACAGCAGGAATACGATGCTTCTAGTGTTAAGAGTTTTTAAAGAAACGCCAAAAGCATTCAGCTATCGTTGCAAAATGCTCACAGTATGACTATGTGGCAAGCGCACGACAAGAAACCACGTCGAACAGACTGAATATCTCTCCGCTACCTTCTGAAGATTCCCAGTGTGAACTGAACACAAGAGCTCACGCTTAACAGATGCGCCTTTGAGGCCCTTTGGAAGTTATTCAGCTCAACAAAAAGCCATTAAACCAGACATTTTGCAGAAAGCCCAGCAGCCAGTCCTCTCTGACGGTAAAACTCATCTCTTTGTAGGTGATGACCCTGATTTGTCACCTTAGTCTGTCTGCAGCAGTGCCGGCTCGGTGCACGAAGACGTATAAGCTAATGTCGGTATCAAATTAAGGGAAAACTTCCACCCTGTTAAGCTAAACGCATGCTGGCCTTCAAGAACTGACTCCCTGCAAGGGGTTGGTCTAAATAAGCATTTGCACAGGACACGCTGCTCTGAGATAGGGAAGTTGTTCTCACTGGTATGAAACATGCATCCAAGAGCAAAACAGCAGCAATGGCTCTTATAATTTAAGGAGCTGTTGATCAAAACAGTCAgatcatagaacggttcaggctggaagggacattACAgatcccccagtgccaccccctgccctgggcagggacacctcccaccagcccaggctgctccaagccccgtccagcctggtctcaGTCATGCCAAAAAGACCTGGTCATGCCAAAAGGTGAGACAACAGACCTTACAGGAGTTCACAAACCTTACAGGATTTCTTTGGAGACGGAGCGAGGAGCTGTAATGTCGTCCCTCTATAGGAGGGATCAGCACATCCATTGtaaggaaaaaaccaccccagccaTCCGCATTCTTCTGAATGTTAGAAATGCCAACTCGAAGCAGTTTGTGTGGTTCATACAGCCCAGCAAACCACGGTTCTGTAACCATACGAGAGCCCTATGCGTCCTCCAGTCAGCTCCAGAGACTGCTCCGGCAGAGCCAAGAGCGgatgcttcctcctcctccatcccttccctcacAGCACAGCCACACTAGATCTGATGGCATTAAAAACCCTGGGCTGGGACGTGCCCGGGGAACACCACCCCCAGCCACGCTTCTCTATCACCCAGCTTTGTTTACAACAGGTTTGGCTTTATGCAGATTTTTGGCTTTCTGCACGGGGATTTTTGTGCTTCAGCAGACAAGTATATTGTTTAATTAACCTCAAGGGGATCTGATTAAAAAGTCAAGAGGTGAAACAACTCACATCCTAACCCAGGGGTTATAACCTCCCCATGAAGAATGTTTCACTGGTTTATGTAGATGATCTTGGCTCCGAACAGGGGAAGAATTAGCTAACCTCTCAAAATCCTTTCTTGCCCTGTCTTCCCTAACATTAAAGCAGATCACCACTTCCTCTCACAGTTTCCAACTGCAACATGGAGAAGTTTAATCCTTTCAAACCCCTCCGAGGTACGCAATGTTTCTTGAAGTAATTTAACAGTTGGTTTATAGGACAATAACCCTGAGCTGCACGAGGAGGTAAAGAACAGATCTGACACCAAGTTCAGTCTCAGGAACTACCCGCAAAGTTGGGttcactcctttcttttttttttaaagcccaccTGACAAAGTTCTATCAAGTAACAATAAAAGTCCAACAAAAATCCCCAGTGCATTGCGGTTTTTAGCTTGAAACATGATCCCAAAGTGATGAAGCAACTGATAAATATACTTACAATAAATAATCTGGCATTTCTGAAGTTGATGTTGGTACACTAGAATTATTGCATGTTCCATTtaaacctgaaaaaataaaaacttgtttaCAGACATTCTTAAACCTTAAAGCTCTATGCAATTAAACATCATAAACATCTGCAATATACAGCTTGTCGAATTCCAAgggatttctgttttgctttgaactGAGAGAGACAGAAGACCTACGATAACCACTCTATAATAAGGTGGTCAAAACTTGAAGGTTTCTCTAATATTTGTCCGTCAGCAAAACAGTATCAACATTAGCCAATCCACTGAGTAGCCAAAAACCTTAATTTCTTTGGTTTATAAACACTGCCCACAGGGAGGATGACACGGCTATCACCGCTGCTGAAGCGCAGAACAAATTTACGGGCCCAGACGAGCAGAGCAGAGCGCCGAGCGAGGTGCACAGTCTCTTCTCTACAGTACACGGATTCCTCCTGCTCATACTCCAGGTTCAGACTCCTACTATTAATACTCCAGACTCCTACAGGCTACAACAGAGAGGTTTATAAGGCATTCAGCTTTTTCCTCACATAGCCCTGCTGCCCCGCAGACAAACCACAGCGCGCTCTGCTCTAGGAAGCTGAAGGAACACGCGTGGAGGAAGGCTCAGCTAAGAACGTTTAAGAGTCTAAGCGAAGGGAGCCAAGACCTCAGGAGAAACGGGATTCTGAACGTGAGCCTGAGCCAGACCCCATCCTCGACCTAACTCAAGCACCACATTATTAGTTTGGCTGGAGAAAGCAGTTGGATACAGGTTTGAAAAAGGGATAATTCTCATAAACTGTGTATTATACTGAAAGCCCTAATCAGAAAGTCAACTGCACCCATGAGGAGGCAGCAAAATAAGAGGCAAGTGGAGAAGGCTGCAAAGGATTGAAATCAACCGCTTTGCAAAAGTcgtctttcctcttctttccaagTGTGTTACTTGGAGCAAGCAGCACCTGGGTTGCGCAGCTTCCCCCGGACAGGAACGTGGGAGCCCCACGCCTCGCCCATCCCCACACCGCGGCTTTACAACCCTCACCCCGGACTAACCGCACGCAGCACGAGATGCCCAAGTAATAAACACAGGCATGTAAAAACAGGAAGctaattctgtcttttaaaaagtagttttttcTCTGAACCTCCACAGAAAGGTTTTcctgagcagaagggaagaatgGCAGAAAACCCGTGTCGTTCTGAAGACCCCAGCCTCAATTCCTGCTGCAGATGTCTGCAGCCAGTTCTGCTCTCCTCCTCACCTGGCCACCAGCGCCAAGGATGCCGAGCGTGGGTAAGGAAGATCGAGCGTGGGTAAGGAAGATCGAGCGTGGGTAAGGAAGATCGAGCGTGGGTAAGGAAGATCGTGGAggagaaaggcaagaaaataaagtttattttgcCTGTGAGTGCCACCTACTGACTGCTGAAAGGACCCCAAAGGTCCCTCTGGAACAAATCTCCCAAGAGAAACTCTGCTTCCCTGCAGTCCCCGGACCGAGGGGGCCCTTGGGAGGGCTGCCGGCCATCGGCTGCAGGCCAGAGGGGCAGGATGAGGCCCACGCTGTCCGCATGAAGcaaggcacagaaggaaaaagatcCCAAATTCAGATGCAAACTGGCTGTACGGAATCCAAGCAGCCACTGACCACATCCTGTTTATGATTACTCCCAAGCCCAGCTCGGATTCGTTACCTCGCATACATCAGCGGTGCAGCAGGAACAAAACCCGACTCCTACTAATTAACAAAGAGCCAGTCATTAAACTGttttgaaagcagagcagaaaaggtGATAAAAGGTCAGCAACTTCATGAAGAAAGAATTCAGGGTATTTTGGTATTTATAAGAACCACTGACAAAAACTTACATCTAGAGAAAGAACGTGTCTATATCTATCCGCTGCCATTCGAGACAGATGGGGAAGAGTAACAACAGTCACAGAAAGAACTACAATAGTTAAGATCAAAGTAGAAGTAGTATCTGAAGAGCGTGGTTCTGCAGTGCCACACAGTGAGCAGAACTATGGACTGCCCTCAAAAATCACTGCTAGCCATCAAAATGCATTTCATCGGTGTTACAAAGACTGTGCAGAAGGTGAGAACTTGCATCATGTTAACCTCAATGCCCCGTGAATTCTCAGGAATTCAACAAATCCCTTTCCAGGAATTCAACCTATCAGTTTTTCGCGTTACTGTCCCTTTTGAGCCTAAACTGGGTGATTTTCATGCACCCAGCGTGAAGAGGAACTTAAGTGTCAGAGCGTAGTAACGGGGCAAAGGAACACAAGAGGGATCCAGgaagagatgcagcagcagctcagggctgcagcatccccaggggctgcaggggatgcCCAGCGCTGCCCAGCGCTTGTAAGAAAGTCTAATGAGACCGCAGAAACGAGGAAAGCTGCAGGCCTGGCAAGGGGACGGATGGGATTAATCCACACGTATTCTCCGCCCTAACTCCTCAGAGTACGTAGAACTGACTTGGAAACACACCGGTttgatggaaaacattttcatcaCATCTCCGTGGGTAACATTCACTGTTGTGTTAACCCCGAATAAAGAAATTCGGAGTAACAGAGGGATACAACAAGGAAGCTCTTTCAGCCTGACAGAGCTGGTTGTACACGGCTCTAACCACATTTATCACAAGACTTATCTGCCACTTCTTTTGTATCCAATATTAAAAGCTTTTGTGACTAACTTTTCATTACCGAGTTAAAAATCAATACAACAGCCATCACAATCCCAAACCCGTGCAGAAGAGCCATAAGTAATCAAGCAGCACTGCTTCTCCCAACACATCTTGATGTCTGCCTTTCATCCCCGTATATTAATACGACTTTTAATTTAACAAGGAGAAACATGACACGCTCTGAGGCAGTTCCAAGCAGCACGAAAGGTTAAACAGGAAAAACCTGATATCCTCTTTTGAGAGGAAGCGCATTTGTTGATTTGTAGGTAGGGAGAGCGATATTATTTCGTTAACCGCAGAGCCGCGGCAAGCGGACACGCCATCTCTTTCCTCAAATGGATTTAGAGCAGAAATCATACGCAGCCGACACCAACATTACCTTAGCACAAGGCGTAAGGAGGACGTCGGGGACCATACGTACCTGTGACCTGTTCCTGGGGAACACTAACTAAGTCAGCATTTTTTATTACTTCACAGTCCTGCTTCTCCTCTTtgcatttctcttcatttttcttctcctttctctccttttccttgtctttgtgctttttggattttttcttggtttttacaTACGAGCTGCAATTGTGCTTGCTCGTTTGGGGACAGTCTGTCGGCAAAGGATGAGTCAGTCTGTCAGCCGTCTCCGGGTTCTCACAGTCTCTGCCGTTGTGAGTCAGGTCGTTGCTGACATCCGAAAGGGGATCGTGAGGCCTGGGCAGCTCCAGCACcgggaggctggagctggagctcacCGACTCCGGGAGAGCcggcggcagggcaggggctggggtcgGGGCGTCCTTCCCGTTGGAGGAATTCAATTTCCCGTTGAAAGTGGGCTGAGTTCTGTGAGCCAAATGCGAGATCCTGGGCTTTTTGTTGGCCAGGGGATCGATAAACTCCAGGGGTTGGGATCGTTTctagggaggaaaaaggaaaaaaaaaaaaatcttgaagtctTTGAGGCCAGAATTTTGGCTGCTGTTACCACTAGGTGGTGGTGCAATACCAGAAAACAGGAGAATATCCCCAGAAAAAGAGCTCTGCTGTCACTGAGAGCTGCCAGCAAGCGTCCCAGCTCAGAGGCTGGTCCTGGGCACAGGCTCCAGGACCGCCAGGTCCTACAGAAGCTGATCCATCCCAAGCCCCATCCTGACAATCCCGACAGCTCTGGAGCCCACGGCTCAGTGGGAGAGCTTGGAGAAACCCACCATCACATCAGCAATTATTGATCTCCTGCACCATCCATACCATGGCCACGCAACCCAGCCTGCTCTCGGCGCATCTTAATCCAAATCCAGCCCTCTAGAAATAAAAGCCTGTCCTTCCCCCCGTCCCACTCACACCGCAGAGAGCGGGAACCACCATTAAAAACATCTGACACCTCTTCTGGCGGTGGCACGACATTTAGAGCACCTCAAAGTCCCTGCGAAGGAAAGACGTGCTCAGatctctggagcagggagggattcACAAGTTCTGCATTTTATTCCCTACCGATTTTACCAACGCTGCGGTCAGCAGCTTCACCCTCGCAAtacctccccttcctcttctcgAGAAAGAGGCATTTCCCGGAAGAGGTGACAAAGTGTCAACTGCCAAGTTCTCAGAATTTAAGGTGAAACAGGACATTTGCAGCAGTTTTAAAAGCCACGTCCCATGGGCCAACATAACCTGAGTatccctttttttaaataaggagcGATGGTTCCCAAGTGTCCCCAACCAGCCCTACCTGGGCAGCGTCAGGCAGGGCGCAGAGAAGCTCCGTGTGCCCACACCTCCCAGTACGCAGctgcccccaggctgggggtTGGCCTGGGGAAGCCGCAGCCTGGAAGAACCCATCCGtcaggcagcagaaggaagagctcAACGCAGAGCCACAACTATGGCTGTCGGGCTCAGTCCAGCCCCAAATTACCTTGGAGAGCCATCAGCGCAGCGGCGTGCGCCTGCCTGGGCCGCAGAAACGCAGGAGGAGAGATTATTTAGTGCCCAGAGGAAAACAAGTGATAGTTCTGGTTATTTCTTTTggatattttattgttttctttatgtcTCAGGCAGGACTGCAATGTGTTTGCAAACGGAAATTTTGTTCCGTCGCAGAAAGGCAGCTGCTTTGTCACGGAGCCACCAATTCACTCCTTTTCCCCGAGTTGTTATTTCTCTTTGCTAATGCCAGGGGTCTCAAGGACACCGCTCGGTGGCAGGAATCCCTCCCACCTGCCAAGGTAATTAggaagaggagctgctcccgctgccacagAGCTCAAGGGGCAAGGCCAGCACGTCCAACCGGCTTTGCAACATCCCAGCAGAACCCGCGCAGTGTccatctccccagagcaggggCCGCTCTAACTACAGGTCTCAGAACAGGCGACATTTTTAAAGACTGCCACCTTTTACTCTCCTTTCTCTAAAGCCACCACACACCAGCTTCACCGACCCTACCTCTTTGGTTCGAGGTGCTCCACGCACGCGATACCTGCTCTGCCACGCTTCCTTGGAATTACCAGACCGAGCTTTTCCTTCGCCTTCGTTCCACAACTGAACTTTCCCAAGATATTTTGCATTCCAGACTACCAAATCCCAGTCCTCTGCTGGGGCTGCAACCATTAGCAGGCATCCCTTCTCTAAATAGAAACTACAGCTATAGAATATcaaaaaaaaatgactgcttaCAAGAAAAAGCCGTCTGTGGTTTGCTGTCTGACACTGGCCATGTTAGAAGCACCGCTGGCAGCACTTACACTCTGTGTTTGGTTGCCCCTATTTCACCAGCGCTTTCTAGatccaaaccaaccaaccacccaaAGTTTTGACTGGGTCATCTCAAGAGACCAGAAACATCCCCTACAGACCTTTGTGTCTTTCAGAATATGCACAGCCAGAAGCAAGATGAGTTTTCAACCTACATTTTTTTCACACTCAGGTTAAGAAAAACACAAGACCAGCCTCTTCACAGCATCGTGTCTTTCCAAGCAAACTCCAACCAAGGGGATCATTCTTTATTCACCAGGAACGTgcccacagcagagcaggagaggatTTGGAATTTAGCTACCTGGCAAACAAGTTGCACAGTTCTTGTTCTCAATAAAGCGCTGCCTCCCTCTCACTGCCAGAAAGCACATAATTTCTTTACCTGCTAATATTCTTTGCCACTAATCCTCAGTGCGTCTGTCCAGACAAGTAGGCATTACACATTCCATTGGCAGGAGGAGAATAAATACTCAACTTGTCTGGGCTGACCCACAGCTGAGAAGGGAAGCCGGGATTTCACAATGCTTGCAAGAAATGCCTGCACTAAGAGATactgggaagagcagggacaaGCTCTGCTTAACACACAAGCAAATGCAGCTCCTTCACAGTTTATTAtcatgggaaaaagaaaacagtcaaaatgTACTTTTCACAGCTCCATGCGCTGGCATCTCAACAAATCAAAGAGCAGACCAACCTGCCCCTGATCTGTCACGGCCATTAGGTTGCAAAAGGTCAAGGTTTTTAATAACTCAACTGTGTTTGGGAGCTACTTATTACTGCTTCGTTCCAGTCAATTATCAGTAATGAGTAAAACACAGGCTCATTCTCCCAGGAACTCCAAGAGGGATGtaggcactgggaaaaaaatgtggccCTTAAACCTAAACCTGAGACACACTCTCAGGGATGCTCCCCATAGGCTGTCACCGAACCACATCCAGAGGAGAAACAGATGCTGAGGAAGCCCAGAATTAGACTCtaacttaataaaataaaaaaaaccaaaacaccaccaaccCAACAACCTATTGACCTAccagcctccagcagcaggtGATTACAGGGTGCAGACAGGCTGAGCAGCTCAGCCGGGACCTACATCCAGCGCCCAGCTCCACCGAGAGCAGAGGGAGCCAGCGGCTTGCTCTGGGCACCCCTGGAGAGGGAGCACCTACCTGAGGAGGAGAGCTGGAGTTCACGTTGTCTTTCGGTGGACTCAGGGAAGGCGCTTCTCCTTGAAAACCGCTGCTGTTCTGTGGCTGACAGAGtttcctgaaaaacagaatttaggGCCGTTCAAATCCCGCGCTTGAGAAGCCAACAGAGGGCATTTCTGCCTGCAGAGCGACGAGCCTTTCTGCGGGCTCAAATTCTCACTGCTTGAAGATGCCACGAAAGCAGCTCGTTCAAGCACTTACAGTTTCAATCGCGGACAAAATCTAGGAAGAAGAAACTACTACAAGGTAATATCAATCTACAACATACGGTAATTGCCTATCTCTTTCTTGCCTTCCCGTGATTTTTGTAATTCTCTGTGAACGGAGGTAACAGCCTGGCCTGCTGCTGccgtggcagggagggaggaggcaggcagaGCTGTCAGACACACGAGAGGATTCCCTACCGAGGATGGAGCTTATTTCCTGACAGTTTTATCTCTTTTCCCTTGAACCGGTGACATAAATATTACAACAAATGAATTGTGACCTTAGAAAAATGATCCTTATACAGATCAGTAAAAACTGACATTGAGCTTTAAAGCGCACAGGAGATACCTATTCTTGCTACCGATTGA is from Chroicocephalus ridibundus chromosome 22, bChrRid1.1, whole genome shotgun sequence and encodes:
- the ELL gene encoding RNA polymerase II elongation factor ELL, which produces MAALQAERGYGLSCGRLGRGTRVSVFHVKLTESALRAFESYQACKDAVTSKPVIQFQGSQGHIAIPRPDRPTEVRTFTFYLSNIGKDSPQGSFDCIQQYVSSNGNIHLDCLGSIQDKITVCATDDSYQKARQSMAQAEEETRSRSAIVIKPGGRYVGKKVQVRKPAPGASDAVPSRKRPTPVNLASAIKRGNSAISQRPFKDRVVHLLALKPYKKPELILRLQKDGLSQQDKDLLDNLLQQVANLSAKDSTFTLKDCVYKEVQKDWPGYSEGDQQLLKRILVRKLCQPQNSSGFQGEAPSLSPPKDNVNSSSPPQKRSQPLEFIDPLANKKPRISHLAHRTQPTFNGKLNSSNGKDAPTPAPALPPALPESVSSSSSLPVLELPRPHDPLSDVSNDLTHNGRDCENPETADRLTHPLPTDCPQTSKHNCSSYVKTKKKSKKHKDKEKERKEKKNEEKCKEEKQDCEVIKNADLVSVPQEQVTGLNGTCNNSSVPTSTSEMPDYLLKYAAISSSEQRQSYKNDFNAEYNEYRDLHARIERITRRFTQLDAKLKQLLQGSEEYKTIHDQILQEYRKIKKTNPNYSQEKNRCEYLHNKLAHIKKLIAEYDQQQF